The following proteins are encoded in a genomic region of Syngnathoides biaculeatus isolate LvHL_M chromosome 15, ASM1980259v1, whole genome shotgun sequence:
- the LOC133513777 gene encoding protein cornichon homolog 1-like isoform X1, whose translation MEFPFAAFCFMLAVLLSAALILIAVFHLYVFDELKKNSKNFIEHCYGLNSLVLPEYGIHFCIMFFCATEWFTLLFNLPLLAYHVWRYRSKPARCPGVYDPITILDDGTLTLCQVEHWCKLVFYILSFIYYLYSMIYVWVTS comes from the exons ATGGAGTTCCCTTTCGCGGCCTTTTGTTTCATGCTCGCAGTACTGCTATCTGCGGCGCTCATCCTCATCGCCGTTTTCCAC TTATACGTTTTTGACGAGTTGAAGAAGAACTCCAAGAATTTTATAGAGCATTGTTACGGTTTAAATTCG CTGGTGCTCCCCGAGTACGGCATTCACTTCTGCATCATGTTCTTCTGCGCCACCGAGTGGTTCACGCTCTTGTTCAACCTGCCGCTGTTGGCCTACCACGTCTGGAG GTACAGGAGCAAACCCGCCAGGTGTCCAGGAGTCTACGACCCCATAACCATCTTGGATGATGGCACCCTGACATTGTGTCAGGTGGAACACTGGTGCAAGCTGGTCTTCTACATCCTCTCCTTCATCTACTACCTCTACAG TATGATCTACGTTTGGGTGACCTCATAA
- the cnih1 gene encoding protein cornichon homolog 1, giving the protein MAFTFAAFCYMLALLLTAALIFFAIWHIIAFDELKTDYKNPIDQCNTLNPLVLPEYLIHFFFCVMFFCATEWLTLVLNLPLLAYHVWRYMSRPVMSSPGLYDPTTIMNADILAYCQKEGWCKLAFYLLSFFYYLYGMIYVLVSS; this is encoded by the exons ATGGCGTTCACGTTCGCGGCCTTTTGTTACATGCTCGCATTACTGCTCACGGCGGCGCTCATCTTCTTCGCCATTTGGCAC ATAATCGCTTTCGACGAGTTGAAGACGGACTACAAGAATCCCATAGATCAGTGTAACACTTTAAATCCG CTGGTGCTTCCCGAGTACCTcatccacttcttcttctgcgTCATGTTCTTCTGCGCCACCGAGTGGCTCACGCTCGTCCTCAACCTGCCGCTGTTGGCCTACCACGTCTGGAG GTACATGAGCAGACCCGTGATGAGCAGTCCAGGACTGTACGACCCGACGACCATCATGAATGCTGACATCCTGGCGTACTGTCAGAAGGAAGGCTGGTGCAAGCTGGCCTTCTACCTCCTCTCCTTCTTCTACTATCTCTACGG CATGATCTACGTTTTGGTGAGCTCATAA
- the LOC133513777 gene encoding protein cornichon homolog 1-like isoform X2 — MEFPFAAFCFMLAVLLSAALILIAVFHLYVFDELKKNSKNFIEHCYGLNSLVLPEYGIHFCIMFFCATEWFTLLFNLPLLAYHVWRSKPARCPGVYDPITILDDGTLTLCQVEHWCKLVFYILSFIYYLYSMIYVWVTS, encoded by the exons ATGGAGTTCCCTTTCGCGGCCTTTTGTTTCATGCTCGCAGTACTGCTATCTGCGGCGCTCATCCTCATCGCCGTTTTCCAC TTATACGTTTTTGACGAGTTGAAGAAGAACTCCAAGAATTTTATAGAGCATTGTTACGGTTTAAATTCG CTGGTGCTCCCCGAGTACGGCATTCACTTCTGCATCATGTTCTTCTGCGCCACCGAGTGGTTCACGCTCTTGTTCAACCTGCCGCTGTTGGCCTACCACGTCTGGAG GAGCAAACCCGCCAGGTGTCCAGGAGTCTACGACCCCATAACCATCTTGGATGATGGCACCCTGACATTGTGTCAGGTGGAACACTGGTGCAAGCTGGTCTTCTACATCCTCTCCTTCATCTACTACCTCTACAG TATGATCTACGTTTGGGTGACCTCATAA
- the si:ch211-67f24.7 gene encoding uncharacterized protein si:ch211-67f24.7, with the protein MRCQVLALRSDVQRHQEDAKSTAAIHAQTRSGSDDGCRGKVLLHCFLQGLKAGLTEGTDARHQVALQLLHSEWEYVSTLNQLHGKFKTATATQRATAEPRETFASYVERLLQRHLLFRSSLQERLSAQQWKSLVGDVLVQLVGHNDTSFADAYVGYTGALASFLPLEVRKLDALEEEQGGQAEKEKGQIGALSLLLAPVSRVHCYLSHIQNLLQWTGKEHPDCSLLLGAERTLRDILSRCHVILEEEVRWDGPEEPWRRFGDAVGGGGSSADWAPNRTEQDFVALRESRHPSSGLTNGSGGDRGMRVECWSCSPVRRQSRRRAAARARVPAPEPTGESGPEEGRADPDDTSAFDDSSLTSCRDDEEEQEEEEDSQVPVLLKPSSQQRSERGVWLRWQIPRRTPHPPRRIPAPAGSCGKRLVSVRTGSPPLRAESAFRPIWDRPTKQAQASPEKEHRGFVAVQTATGPNFVTLRERPRAGQGPGLGLGHQPLLPSISVAPPAGRLWEDSEESEGPCSTV; encoded by the exons ATGCGATGTCAGGTGCTGGCGCTGCGCAGCGACGTGCAGCGACACCAAGAGGACGCAAAGAGCACTGCAGCAATCCACGCGCAAAC GCGCAGCGGTTCCGATGACGGGTGCCGCGGAAAAGTCCTGCTGCATTGTTTCCTGCAGGGCCTCAAGGCCGGACTCACCGAAGGAACAG ACGCGCGACACCAGGTGGCGCTGCAGCTGCTCCACTCCGAGTGGGAATACGTGTCCACTTTGAACCAACTCCACGGCAAATTCAAGACGGCGACGGCGACTCAGCGCGCGACCGCTGAACCTCG AGAGACGTTCGCGTCGTACGTGGAGCGTCTCCTGCAGCGCCACCTGCTGTTCAGGAGCAGCCTGCAGGAGCGACTGTCCGCCCAGCAGTGGAAGTCTCTGGTCGGAGACGTTCTGGTCCAGCTCGTCGGACACAATGAC ACGTCTTTCGCGGACGCGTACGTGGGCTACACCGGCGCGCTGGCCTCCTTCCTCCCGCTGGAGGTCCGCAAGTTGGATGCGCTCGAGGAGGAGCAG GGCGGCCAAGCGGAGAAGGAAAAGGGGCAAATCGGAGCGCTGTCGCTCCTCCTGGCGCCCGTTTCTCGGGTCCACTGCTACCTGAGTCACATCCAG AACCTGCTGCAGTGGACGGGCAAAGAGCATCCGGACTGCAGCCTCCTGCTGGGCGCCGAGCGGACCCTCAGGGACATTTTATCGCGATGTCACGTCATCCTGGAGGAGGAAGTCCGCTGGGACGGCCCAGAAGAACCGTGGCGGCG TTTTGGGGATGCAgtgggcggcggcggctcaTCCGCGGACTGGGCCCCTAACAGGACCGAGCAGGATTTTGTGGCGCTGAG AGAGAGCCGGCACCCGTCGTCGGGCCTGACAAACGGTTCTGGCGGGGACCGCGGCATGCGGGTGGAATGCTGGTCCTGCAGTCCCGTGAGGCGGCAGAGCCGTCGGCGGGCGGCCGCCCGCGCTCGGGTCCCGGCGCCGGAGCCCACGGGCGAGTCGGGCCCCGAGGAGGGGCGGGCGGATCCGGACGACACGTCGGCTTTCGACGACTCCTCGCTGACCTCCTGCAGGGACgatgaggaggagcaggaggaggaggaggacagtcAGGTTCCGGTCCTGCTCAAGCCGTCCTCCCAACAACGTTCGGAGAGGGGCGTCTGGCTCCGCTGGCAGATCCCCAGacggaccccccaccccccccggaGGATCCCCGCCCCCGCCGGCTCGTGCGGCAAAAGGCTGGTCAGCGTCAGGACGGGATCGCCGCCGCTGCGAGCCGAGAGCGCGTTCAGGCCCATCTGGGACCGCCCCACCAAGCAG GCCCAAGCGTCCCCGGAGAAGGAGCACCGAGGCTTCGTGGCGGTCCAGACCGCCACCGGGCCAAACTTCGTCACTTTGCGAGAACGCCCGAG AGCGGGACAAGGCCCGGGACTCggtctgggccaccagcctctgCTGCCGAGCATCTCTGTGGCGCCGCCCGCTGGACGACTGTGGGAGGACAGCGAGGAAAGCGAGGGACCCTGCAGCACCGTTTGA
- the cdkn3 gene encoding cyclin-dependent kinase inhibitor 3 has product MRNGQFDSSSDDDVCEEESAPFDISWIPLSVVGSSQFVGICSLPGCRYKEIRRSLHKDVEELHNQGVEDVFVLCTRGELTKYRVPSLLEVYQQTGLRVHHMPFPDGEAPQLELCARILDELQRSLEANRRTVVHCYGGLGRSALITACLLIQLSVTMTAKEAINILRAHRGHGAIQTIKQYNFLHEFRDRYAAYQESREIPRERCVSR; this is encoded by the exons ATGAGGAACGGCCAGTTTGACTCCTCATCTGATGATGACGTTTGCGAGGAAGAGAGCGCTCCTTTTGACATTTCCTG GATTCCTTTGTCTGTAGTGGGTTCCTCCCAGTTCGTGGGCATATGTTCCCTCCCAG GTTGCAGATACAAAGAGATCCGCAGGAGTCTGCACAAAGACGTCG AGGAACTGCACAACCAGGGCGTGGAGGACGTGTTTGTGCTCTGCACGCGAGGAGAGCTCACCAAGTACCGCGTGCCCTCGCTCCTGGAGGTCTACCAGCAGACGGGTCTGCGCGTCCACCACATGCCCTTCCCCGACGGGGAGGCGCCCCAGCTGGAGCTCTGCGCCCGCATCCTGGATGAGCTGCAACGCAGCCTGGAGGCCAACCGCAGGACCGTCGTCCA TTGCTACGGAGGTCTGGGACGCTCCGcattaa TCACCGCCTGCCTGCTCATCCAGCTCTCCGTAACCATGACAGCCAAGGAAGCCATCAACATCTTGCGGGCGCACCGAGGACACGGAGCCATACAGACCATCAAA CAATACAATTTCCTGCATGAATTCCGGGACCGATACGCCGCCTACCAAGAGAGCAGAGAGATTCCCAGAGAGCGCTGCGTTTCTCGATGA
- the gmfb gene encoding glia maturation factor beta, translated as MSESLTVCDVDEDLVQKLKKFRLRKETNNAAIVMKIDKDKQLVILEEEHEDISPDDLKDELPERQPRFVVYSYKYHHDDGRVSYPLCFIFSSPVGCRPEQQMMYAGSKNKLVHTAEMTKVFEIRNTEDLTEEWLREKLSFFR; from the exons aGTGAGTCACTGACAGTGTGCGATGTGGACGAAGATCTGGTCCAGAAGCTGAAGAAGTTTCGCCTCCGCAAGGAAACCAACAACGCGGCCATCGTCA TGAAGATCGACAAAGACAAACAGCTCGTGATCCTGGAAGAAGAACACGAG gacATTTCCCCGGACGACCTGAAAGACGAACTCCCGGAGAGGCAGCCGCGATTTGTGGTGTACAGTTACAAATACCATCACGATGACGGACGGGTGTCCTACCCTCTTTGCTTCATCTTCTCCAGCCCCGTGG GTTGCAGGCCGGAGCAGCAGATGATGTACGCCGGCAGTAAAAACAAGCTGGTGCACACTGCTGAAATGACCAAG GTGTTCGAGATCCGGAACACGGAGGACCTGACTGAGGAATGGCTGCGGGAGAAACTCAGCTTCTTCCGCTAA